The genomic DNA GGAAGATCTTGGCGATCTCCGCCTTCAGCGCCGCCGCGCTCGCCACGCCCTGCCCGGAGGCCTGGGACGGCCCGTTCACCGGAGGCCCCTCGGCCCGGACCTCCCCGTCCCTGTCCGCCGGCGGTCTGGCATCCACGGGCGTCGGTCCCGCCGGCTTCGCCTCGCCCTCCCGGCCCGCGGCTTCGGCGCCGCGCGCGTCGGGCCTTGCCTGGCGCGGCGGGGGGGTGATCCCGTCCGGCGCGGTTCGCTCGGCCCTCGCGGGCGCGAGGACGTCCACCTCCCAGTAGAGCGGGTCGAACGGATCGCGCGCCGCGTCCCCGCCGCGCCGTCCCGCCGCGCCGAGATCGCCGATCGCGGCGCTCTGAGGCTTGCCGGGCTCGACCTCCGCGGCGAGCTTGGCCAGCACGGAATAGGGGTCCTGGAACAGCTCCCGTTCCCGGGGCACCGATCCCGGCGGCAGGGGGGTGCCCTTGTCGCGCATGTCCGCGGTCCCGCCCGGCTCACCCGCCTTGCTGCCGGCGTTCGGATCGTTCGAGGCCGGCTGGGGATCGTTCACGCCCTTCCGGAGCGGCAGGGGCTCCGACAGGCTGATCGGATTGAAGTAGTTCGCGATGCTGGTCTTCGTCTCGTCGTTCGTGGCCTTGATCAGCCACAGGACCAGGAAGAGCGCCATCAGGGTCGTCATGAAGTCGGCGAACGCGATCTTCCAGACACCGCCGTGGTGTCCGTCGTCCTCGTCGGAGGCCCGGCGGACGACGATGATCTCGGGCGGATTGTTGGCCATGCTCAGAGATCCTCGACCAGCGCGGCGAGGCGCTCACCCCAGGCCTGGAGCCGCGTCTCGATCAGGGTTCCGTTCATCCGGATGCGGAGATCGGGGCGGCCGTCACCGACGATGGTGAGACGGCCGGGCGGCAGGTCGAGGTGCCGCGCGAGCGCCTCCGTGAGGTCCGCGGGCCCGGCGACCGTGACGGTTCCCGCCCGCTCGTCCGCCGCGAGGGCCGTGAGCAGCGCGCGCACCTCGCGAACGGCTTCCTGCCGGAGGGCTTCCGTCAGGAACGGCCGGAGCGCCCGGGCCAGGCTCTCGGCGAGGCGCGCCTCCGAAGCCTGGATCTGCTCGGCGAGGGTGCTGGCCAGGACGGCCGCCTCCGCCTCGACCCAGCTTTTCCGCGTCTCGGCCAGCGCCGCCGCCGCGGCCTCCCGCTCGGCCGCGAGAGCGGCCTGCGCGGCCCGCGCGGCCAGGGCCTCCCCCTCCCGGCGCCCCTCTTCCCGCGCCGCCGCCGCGATCGCGTCGAGGTCCGGCGGCGCCGGCGGGACGGGAGCGGCGGAGTCCAGGCGCTTGGCCGCCAGGGCCGAGAGGGTGTTCGAGGAGCGCCGGCTCGTTCCCGAGAAGACGGCCCAGGCCGGAGGTGCGTCCGTCATCGCGCGACCTCCTCACGGGTCAGCCACTGCTTCAGGATGTTGGCGACCTGCTCCTCGTCGAGTTCGACCAGCTGCTCCAGCTTCCGGATCGGTGACCGCGCCATGTGCTCCGTCAGATCCTCGATGAGGCTGGGCTCCGGCGATGTCCCGCCCTTCTCCGCCGACGGGCCGTCCAGCCCGCTCCCGGCATCCGGTGTCGCCAGGGCGAGCTCGGTTCCGGTCTCGGCCGGGCGGGCCAGGATGGCGTTGACGGCCGGCCGCAGGCCGAACCAGATGAGCAGGCACCCGACGATCAGGATCGTGGCCGCGTTGATCAGGGTCCCGGATTGCCGCATCAGCACGT from Methylobacterium radiotolerans JCM 2831 includes the following:
- a CDS encoding MotB family protein; the protein is MANNPPEIIVVRRASDEDDGHHGGVWKIAFADFMTTLMALFLVLWLIKATNDETKTSIANYFNPISLSEPLPLRKGVNDPQPASNDPNAGSKAGEPGGTADMRDKGTPLPPGSVPRERELFQDPYSVLAKLAAEVEPGKPQSAAIGDLGAAGRRGGDAARDPFDPLYWEVDVLAPARAERTAPDGITPPPRQARPDARGAEAAGREGEAKPAGPTPVDARPPADRDGEVRAEGPPVNGPSQASGQGVASAAALKAEIAKIFPPPAPGTSGPRVEVQGTPEGLLINVTDDLNFSMFAVGSAEPRPETVRAMERLAKALAARPGRIVVRGHTDSRPFRSEVYDNWRLSTARAHMASYMLTRAGIDEARIWRVEGAADRMPRNAADPKAPENRRIEILLQGSPG